The Streptomonospora litoralis genome window below encodes:
- a CDS encoding IclR family transcriptional regulator — MVTEHGGGNQSVERASAVMRAFLHGRAELRVSDISRLTGIGQSTVSRLLATLESAGLISKDEASGFFRLGLDHVSLAGVVLNNHPVHREARGVSQRLAAKTGLGVNVAVRDAATLFYLSNFEGEHAAKSHVLMGNRYPLHATALGKCLLAATTAEERRTLLGEPLPSYTTATVTDHARLDAAVKEAATRGYTTEIEELALGRACIAAPVRDYSGGIAAAMSLSGPLSAMNVESRESELARVVIEAADRVSLALGYQAHVMV, encoded by the coding sequence TTGGTCACCGAACACGGCGGCGGCAACCAGTCCGTGGAGCGGGCTAGCGCGGTCATGCGCGCGTTCCTGCACGGTCGGGCCGAGTTGCGGGTCTCCGACATCTCACGGTTGACCGGCATCGGGCAGTCGACCGTATCCCGGCTGCTGGCGACGCTGGAATCAGCGGGACTCATCTCCAAGGACGAGGCCAGCGGTTTCTTCCGCCTCGGCCTGGACCACGTGTCACTGGCCGGAGTCGTTCTCAACAACCACCCGGTGCACCGCGAGGCCCGGGGCGTCTCGCAGCGGTTGGCCGCCAAGACGGGCCTGGGCGTCAACGTCGCCGTCCGCGACGCCGCCACTCTCTTCTACCTCTCCAACTTCGAGGGGGAGCACGCCGCCAAGTCCCATGTCCTGATGGGCAACCGCTATCCACTGCACGCCACCGCACTGGGCAAGTGCCTGCTGGCGGCGACTACCGCTGAGGAGCGGCGCACGCTCCTCGGGGAGCCGCTGCCCTCGTACACCACGGCCACCGTCACCGACCATGCGAGGCTGGACGCCGCCGTGAAAGAGGCGGCGACGCGCGGCTACACGACCGAGATCGAGGAGTTGGCTCTCGGCCGGGCCTGCATCGCCGCTCCGGTTCGCGACTACTCCGGAGGCATCGCCGCCGCGATGTCGCTCTCGGGACCGCTGAGCGCCATGAACGTGGAGAGCCGCGAGTCCGAACTCGCCCGAGTCGTCATCGAAGCCGCCGACCGGGTGAGCCTCGCCCTCGGCTACCAGGCCCACGTGATGGTGTAG
- a CDS encoding Gfo/Idh/MocA family protein: MQIPGQTVPEAPDRLRVAVVGTGNIARFHVEALQSMPDDAALTAAADVDPDNLAVFTDRYGIPQRFGDMDRMLREVQPDLVHLCTPPGMHHGQVKACLAAGASALVEKPPALSLAEVEEMADAEGAQGPWFATLFQHRFGSGARRVRALADAGELGRPLVAVCHTHWFRDQAYFDVPWRGRWDTEGGGPTMGHGIHQMDLLLALLGDWTEVSATARRQARSMETEDVSIGHISFANGAVATVVNSVLSPREESYIRIDFERATVELRHLYGYGDDNWTITPAPGFEEQVNAAWEAGESGTNSGHSAQIAHVVSALRAKEPPPVTSADSLRTMRLVAGIYASAAQHRTIIPGELRRGTRFYERMHGGGSPW; encoded by the coding sequence ATGCAGATACCCGGCCAGACGGTTCCCGAGGCGCCCGACCGCCTGCGCGTGGCCGTCGTCGGTACGGGCAACATCGCCCGCTTCCACGTCGAGGCCCTGCAGTCCATGCCCGACGATGCCGCGCTCACCGCGGCCGCGGACGTCGACCCCGACAACCTCGCGGTGTTCACCGACCGCTACGGCATCCCGCAGCGCTTCGGCGACATGGACCGCATGCTGCGCGAGGTGCAGCCCGACCTGGTGCACCTGTGCACACCCCCGGGCATGCACCACGGCCAGGTGAAGGCGTGCCTCGCCGCCGGCGCAAGCGCCTTGGTGGAGAAGCCGCCGGCGCTGAGCCTGGCCGAAGTGGAGGAGATGGCCGACGCGGAAGGAGCCCAGGGCCCCTGGTTCGCCACGCTCTTCCAGCACCGGTTCGGCTCGGGTGCTCGGCGCGTGCGGGCGCTGGCCGACGCGGGGGAGCTGGGCCGACCGCTGGTAGCCGTCTGCCACACCCACTGGTTCCGCGACCAGGCCTACTTCGACGTTCCCTGGCGCGGCCGCTGGGACACCGAGGGCGGCGGTCCGACGATGGGCCACGGCATCCACCAGATGGATCTGCTGCTGGCGCTGCTGGGCGACTGGACCGAGGTCTCGGCCACCGCGCGCCGCCAGGCGCGGAGCATGGAGACCGAGGACGTCTCGATCGGCCATATCAGCTTCGCCAACGGTGCGGTGGCCACTGTCGTCAACAGCGTGCTCTCCCCCCGCGAGGAGAGCTACATCCGGATCGACTTCGAACGCGCCACCGTCGAGCTGCGCCACCTCTACGGCTACGGCGACGACAATTGGACCATCACCCCGGCGCCGGGCTTCGAGGAGCAGGTCAACGCGGCCTGGGAGGCCGGCGAGTCGGGCACGAACAGCGGGCATTCGGCGCAGATCGCTCATGTGGTCTCGGCCCTGCGCGCCAAAGAGCCCCCGCCGGTGACCTCGGCCGACTCCCTGCGCACCATGCGCCTGGTGGCCGGCATCTACGCCTCGGCCGCCCAGCACCGCACCATCATCCCCGGCGAGCTGCGCCGAGGAACGCGGTTCTACGAGCGCATGCACGGAGGCGGCTCGCCATGGTAA
- a CDS encoding ABC transporter permease translates to MRALVIRRLVYMVPTMFAISLVSFLIIQLPPGNYLTTYIAELSARGQTVDQSQIRALEERYGLNDPVFVQYLRWIGGIVLSGDFGQSFLYQRDVSSLIWDRIGISVALALCTIVVSWGLAFPIGVYSAVRQHSVGDYVFTFIGFLGLATPNFMLALVALWIAFAYFGESMGGIISPEFADSAWNLGKVLDVVGNLWIPVLIIGTAGTAVLIRVLRANLLDELRKPYVTTARAKGLPEWRVIFKYPVRMALSPFISTIGWILPTIVGGEVMVSIVLSLDTTGPLLLQALRNQDMYLAGAFILVLGVLTLIGTLISDLLLAWWDPRIRHAQAEEV, encoded by the coding sequence ATGCGCGCCCTGGTGATCCGCCGGCTCGTGTACATGGTTCCGACCATGTTCGCGATCTCGCTGGTGTCGTTCCTGATCATCCAGCTGCCCCCGGGCAACTACCTGACCACCTACATCGCCGAGCTCTCCGCGCGCGGCCAGACCGTGGACCAGAGCCAGATCCGCGCGCTGGAGGAGCGCTACGGCCTGAACGACCCCGTCTTCGTGCAGTACCTCCGCTGGATCGGCGGCATCGTACTGAGCGGCGACTTCGGCCAGTCCTTCCTGTACCAGCGCGACGTCTCGTCCCTCATCTGGGACCGGATCGGGATCAGCGTCGCCCTGGCGCTGTGCACCATCGTGGTGAGCTGGGGCCTGGCGTTTCCCATCGGCGTGTACTCGGCCGTGCGCCAGCACTCCGTCGGCGACTACGTCTTCACTTTCATCGGGTTCCTGGGCCTGGCGACCCCCAACTTCATGCTCGCGCTGGTGGCCCTGTGGATCGCCTTCGCCTACTTCGGCGAGAGCATGGGAGGCATCATCTCACCGGAGTTCGCCGACTCCGCGTGGAATCTCGGCAAGGTCCTCGACGTGGTCGGCAACCTGTGGATTCCGGTGCTGATCATCGGAACCGCGGGCACCGCCGTGCTGATCCGCGTCCTGCGCGCCAACCTGCTCGACGAACTGCGCAAGCCCTACGTCACCACCGCCCGCGCCAAGGGCCTGCCCGAGTGGCGGGTGATCTTCAAGTACCCCGTGCGCATGGCGCTGAGCCCGTTCATCTCCACGATCGGCTGGATCCTGCCCACCATCGTCGGCGGCGAGGTGATGGTCTCCATCGTGCTGAGCCTGGACACCACCGGACCGCTGCTGCTCCAGGCACTGCGCAACCAGGACATGTACCTGGCCGGGGCGTTCATCCTCGTCCTCGGCGTCCTCACGCTGATCGGAACCCTTATCTCGGACCTGCTGCTGGCCTGGTGGGATCCGCGCATCCGCCACGCCCAAGCCGAGGAGGTTTGA
- a CDS encoding ABC transporter permease, protein MGLNLSLKRRPGTSGEPGGEADGAPADAIAAASQWRLIGLRFRRHKLAMASTAVVLVLVLVGAFCEFVAPTTSGEYSAQHTHAPPQALHFVDTSDGLDLGFYVYGYDSTRNQETLAREYTVDTSDKIPLGFFVEGTPYRMWGLIPADTHLFGPTDPGDRMYLLGADRNGRDMLSRIVYGTRISLSIGLLGVALAFVLGVVLGGASGYFGGRTDNFIQRLIEFTMSIPTIPLWMGLSAAVPREWGSLMTYFAITVILSLIGWTDLARVVRGRFLSLREEDFVLAARLDGCSRPRIIRRHMLPSFTSHIVASLTLAIPLMILAESSLSFLGLGLQPPVVSWGVLMQEAQNIHSIAGAPWTLLPGVAVTVTVLALNFVGDGIRDSADPYQ, encoded by the coding sequence ATGGGACTCAACCTGTCCCTCAAGCGCCGCCCCGGCACCTCCGGCGAGCCCGGGGGAGAGGCGGACGGAGCGCCCGCGGACGCCATCGCCGCGGCGTCGCAGTGGCGGCTCATCGGCCTGCGCTTCCGCCGGCACAAGCTGGCCATGGCCAGCACCGCCGTGGTGCTGGTCCTGGTGCTGGTCGGCGCCTTCTGCGAGTTCGTCGCCCCCACCACCTCGGGGGAGTACAGCGCGCAGCACACCCACGCGCCGCCGCAGGCCCTGCACTTCGTCGACACCTCCGACGGCCTGGACCTGGGCTTCTACGTCTACGGCTACGACTCCACGCGCAACCAGGAGACACTCGCCCGCGAGTACACCGTCGACACCTCCGACAAGATCCCGCTCGGCTTCTTCGTCGAAGGAACCCCTTACCGCATGTGGGGCCTGATCCCGGCCGACACCCACCTGTTCGGCCCCACCGACCCCGGCGACCGGATGTACCTGCTGGGCGCCGACCGCAACGGGCGCGACATGCTCTCGCGCATCGTCTACGGCACCCGCATCTCGCTGTCGATCGGCCTGCTCGGAGTGGCGCTGGCGTTCGTGCTGGGCGTCGTGCTCGGCGGGGCCTCCGGATACTTCGGCGGCCGCACCGACAACTTCATCCAGCGCCTCATCGAGTTCACCATGTCGATTCCCACGATCCCGCTGTGGATGGGGCTGTCGGCGGCCGTGCCGCGCGAGTGGGGCTCGCTGATGACCTACTTCGCGATCACGGTGATCCTGTCGCTGATCGGCTGGACCGACCTCGCCCGCGTGGTGCGCGGACGCTTCCTCTCCTTACGTGAGGAGGACTTCGTGCTGGCGGCCCGACTGGACGGGTGCAGCCGCCCCCGCATCATCCGCCGGCACATGCTGCCCTCCTTCACCAGCCACATCGTCGCCTCCCTCACGCTGGCGATCCCGCTGATGATCCTCGCCGAGAGTTCGCTGTCCTTCCTCGGGCTGGGCCTGCAGCCGCCGGTGGTCAGCTGGGGCGTGCTGATGCAGGAGGCCCAGAACATCCACTCCATCGCCGGCGCCCCCTGGACGCTGCTGCCCGGCGTGGCCGTGACGGTGACCGTGCTCGCGCTGAACTTCGTCGGCGACGGGATCCGCGACTCCGCCGACCCCTACCAGTAG
- a CDS encoding ABC transporter ATP-binding protein, with protein sequence MNTDINTGTGTSTDSATVTDPDVLLEVEGLRTRFRTDHGEVPAVNGVDLTIRRGRTLCVVGESGCGKSVTARSILQLVEPPGRITGGRVLLHPDTGTEEAAGGTGGAPRTAAPLDLAALKPKGKRIRRVRGSDVAMIFQEPMASLSLVHRVGNQVGEAIRVHSTATKKEARERSVELLGRVGIPNPERLVDAYPFQLSGGMRQRVMIAMALSCEPRLLIADEPTTALDVTTQAQILDLLGDLQRRRGMAMMFITHDMGVVAEVADDVAVMYLGNVVERGSVDDVFHAPKHPYTRALLESIPRMGGPRRERLPAIRGNVPDPAGRPSGCVFRDRCDSAMTGLCDTVDPPPIDVGGGRLVRCLLYGGAEERPDTSGAASDTDTPAAVRKAPAADPRTGKEAADADANRG encoded by the coding sequence GTGAACACAGACATCAACACCGGCACCGGTACTAGCACTGACAGTGCCACTGTCACCGACCCGGACGTGCTGTTGGAGGTGGAAGGACTGCGCACGCGGTTCCGCACCGATCACGGCGAGGTTCCGGCCGTCAACGGGGTGGACCTGACCATCCGCCGCGGACGCACGCTGTGCGTCGTCGGCGAGAGCGGTTGCGGCAAGAGCGTGACCGCCCGTTCCATCCTGCAGCTCGTCGAGCCGCCCGGCCGGATCACCGGTGGACGGGTGCTTCTGCACCCCGACACCGGCACCGAGGAGGCTGCCGGCGGCACCGGCGGCGCTCCCCGCACCGCCGCACCGCTGGATTTGGCCGCGCTCAAACCCAAGGGCAAGCGGATCCGGCGGGTGCGCGGCAGCGACGTCGCCATGATCTTTCAGGAGCCCATGGCCTCGCTGTCGCTGGTGCACCGCGTCGGCAACCAGGTCGGCGAGGCGATACGCGTGCACAGCACCGCCACCAAGAAGGAGGCGCGTGAACGCAGTGTCGAGCTGCTCGGCCGGGTCGGCATCCCCAACCCCGAGCGGCTCGTGGACGCCTACCCCTTCCAGCTCTCCGGGGGCATGCGCCAGCGCGTCATGATCGCGATGGCGCTCTCCTGCGAGCCGCGGCTGCTCATCGCCGACGAGCCCACCACGGCGCTGGACGTCACCACGCAGGCGCAGATCCTCGACCTGCTGGGCGACCTGCAGCGGCGGCGCGGTATGGCGATGATGTTCATCACCCACGACATGGGCGTGGTCGCCGAGGTCGCCGACGACGTCGCGGTGATGTACCTGGGCAACGTCGTCGAACGCGGCAGTGTCGACGACGTCTTCCACGCGCCCAAGCACCCCTACACGCGTGCCCTGCTGGAGTCCATCCCACGTATGGGCGGCCCGCGGCGCGAGCGGCTGCCCGCCATCCGCGGAAACGTCCCCGACCCGGCGGGACGCCCCAGCGGGTGCGTGTTCCGCGACCGCTGCGACTCGGCCATGACCGGGCTCTGCGACACCGTCGACCCGCCGCCGATCGACGTCGGCGGTGGCCGCCTGGTCCGCTGCCTGCTCTACGGCGGTGCCGAGGAGCGCCCGGACACCTCCGGCGCGGCGTCGGACACGGACACCCCGGCGGCGGTCCGAAAGGCACCCGCCGCCGACCCCCGCACCGGAAAGGAGGCCGCCGATGCCGACGCCAACCGAGGCTGA
- a CDS encoding ABC transporter ATP-binding protein, with translation MPTPTEADPAPAGGGAAPAENAPLLEMRDLRVHFPLRKSGRRKSDGAVKAVDGVDLSVDHGETLGLVGESGCGKSTLGSAVLGVRPEARGQVRYRTGQGRVLDAAEASGSDLATYRREVRMIFQDPHASLNPRMTLLDIIGEPLRVLQGVGGSELEDRVTTILRRVGLRPDHLRRYPHAFSGGERQRVSIARALVPDPRLVVADEAVSALDVSVRSQILNLLQDLQDEMGLTYLFISHDLSVVEHLCDRVAVMYLGRVVELSRTADLYARPRHPYTEALISAVPVPDPRARGSRERIRLRGELPDPADPPSGCSFHTRCAFATDRCANEIPPLREVAPGRLAACHYAEELTLSGVS, from the coding sequence ATGCCGACGCCAACCGAGGCTGACCCCGCACCCGCGGGCGGCGGCGCAGCACCCGCGGAGAACGCCCCGCTGCTGGAGATGCGCGACCTGCGGGTCCACTTCCCGCTGCGCAAGAGCGGCCGGCGCAAGTCGGACGGGGCGGTCAAGGCCGTCGACGGCGTCGACCTCAGCGTCGACCACGGCGAGACGCTGGGCCTGGTCGGCGAGTCCGGCTGCGGCAAGAGCACGCTCGGCTCGGCCGTGCTCGGGGTGCGCCCCGAGGCCCGCGGCCAGGTGCGCTACCGCACCGGGCAGGGGCGGGTGCTCGACGCCGCCGAGGCCTCCGGTTCGGACCTGGCGACATACCGCCGCGAGGTGCGGATGATCTTCCAAGACCCGCACGCCTCCCTCAATCCCCGGATGACCCTGCTCGACATCATCGGCGAACCGCTGCGGGTGCTGCAGGGCGTGGGCGGCAGCGAGCTGGAGGACCGGGTAACCACGATCCTGCGCCGGGTGGGACTGCGCCCCGACCATCTGCGCCGCTACCCCCACGCGTTCTCCGGCGGCGAGCGGCAGCGCGTCAGCATCGCCCGCGCACTGGTGCCCGACCCGCGACTGGTGGTGGCCGACGAGGCCGTCAGCGCGCTGGACGTTTCGGTGCGTTCGCAGATCCTCAACCTCTTGCAGGATCTGCAGGACGAGATGGGTCTGACCTACCTGTTCATCTCGCACGACCTTTCGGTCGTCGAGCACCTCTGCGACCGGGTGGCGGTGATGTACCTGGGCCGGGTCGTGGAGCTCAGCCGCACCGCCGATCTGTACGCCCGCCCGCGCCACCCCTACACCGAGGCGCTGATCTCTGCGGTTCCGGTGCCCGACCCGCGGGCGCGCGGCAGCCGCGAGCGCATTCGGCTGCGCGGAGAGTTGCCCGACCCGGCGGATCCGCCCTCCGGATGCTCCTTCCACACCCGCTGCGCCTTCGCCACCGACCGGTGCGCGAACGAGATCCCCCCGCTGCGCGAGGTCGCCCCGGGCCGCCTGGCGGCATGCCACTACGCCGAGGAACTGACCCTCTCGGGCGTCTCATGA
- a CDS encoding ABC transporter substrate-binding protein — MHARDNRRLLPRRRALAVPSAAAALALALSGCTFFNLNPEGEQGGSQGKADGQAPALAEKVEAGDLPPLEERLPEKPLVVEPTNEIGSYGGTWNSAILGIGDWPWLGRTVGYENLTRWNTEWTKTIPNIAESYEYNEEATKVTYNLREGMKWSDGDDFTADDIVFAANDVFNNADLTPMANQNPPTAEKIDKYTVEITLQEPDALWASHDFIQYQLVNKPKHYLKKFHIKYNDDANQLAEEQGFSGWTEMFDVKAGVTDSALTWQNPDIPTLYPWKVVEPLSDSGRMVLERNPYYWKVDTEGNQLPYLDRVVFEIMQDEEVMLTRALNGDFDFHTRHFNTPENRPVLARNREANGYDFMELRLSAMNTNMISFNLTTENDGLREIFRDKQFRIAMSHGINRQDIIDVVYQGQGEPWQGAPREDTPFFNEELAKQYTEYDPEKANRILDEAGYDQRNGDGVRVSEDGTPLSFTLSAPGDFRPDIIDSMEMVVDFWNELDVDAELQTQERTAWQDSRENNEHEANVWSGDAGLMDAMYDPRWYGPLHSGESNFAIPWAQWQASDGKDPRAQEPPQDVKDHIEMYEQVIAETDPQRRNELFADFLAQSQEQFYAMGISLPQPGYGIVADNFRNVPDSLPEASVYNTPAPANPEQFFIEE; from the coding sequence ATGCATGCACGAGATAACCGACGGCTGCTGCCGCGGCGGCGCGCGCTGGCCGTGCCGAGCGCGGCCGCCGCGCTGGCCCTCGCCCTGTCCGGCTGCACCTTCTTCAACCTCAATCCGGAGGGGGAGCAGGGCGGCTCTCAGGGGAAGGCCGACGGCCAGGCGCCCGCACTCGCCGAGAAGGTCGAGGCCGGCGACCTGCCGCCGCTGGAGGAGCGCCTGCCCGAGAAGCCGCTGGTCGTCGAGCCGACCAACGAGATCGGCAGCTACGGCGGCACCTGGAACAGCGCCATCCTGGGCATCGGCGACTGGCCGTGGCTGGGTCGCACGGTCGGATACGAGAACCTCACCCGGTGGAACACCGAGTGGACCAAGACCATCCCCAACATCGCCGAGAGCTACGAGTACAACGAGGAGGCCACGAAGGTCACCTACAACCTGCGCGAAGGCATGAAGTGGTCCGACGGCGACGACTTCACCGCCGACGACATCGTCTTCGCGGCCAACGACGTCTTCAACAACGCAGATCTGACGCCGATGGCCAACCAGAACCCGCCCACAGCCGAGAAGATCGACAAGTACACCGTCGAGATCACCCTGCAAGAGCCCGACGCGCTGTGGGCGTCCCACGACTTCATCCAGTACCAGCTCGTCAACAAGCCCAAGCACTACCTGAAGAAGTTCCACATCAAGTACAACGACGACGCGAACCAGCTCGCGGAGGAACAGGGCTTCTCCGGCTGGACCGAGATGTTCGACGTCAAGGCCGGTGTCACGGACTCCGCGCTGACGTGGCAGAACCCCGATATCCCGACGCTGTACCCGTGGAAGGTCGTCGAGCCGCTGTCGGACTCGGGCCGCATGGTGCTGGAGCGCAACCCCTACTACTGGAAGGTCGACACCGAGGGCAACCAACTGCCCTACCTCGACCGCGTGGTCTTCGAGATCATGCAGGACGAAGAGGTCATGCTCACCCGCGCCCTCAACGGTGACTTCGACTTCCACACCCGCCACTTCAACACCCCGGAGAACCGGCCGGTGCTGGCGCGCAACCGCGAGGCCAACGGCTACGACTTCATGGAGCTGCGCCTCTCCGCGATGAACACCAACATGATCTCGTTCAACCTGACGACGGAGAACGACGGGCTGCGCGAGATCTTCCGGGACAAGCAGTTCCGCATCGCGATGTCGCACGGCATCAACCGCCAGGACATCATCGACGTCGTCTACCAGGGCCAGGGCGAGCCGTGGCAGGGCGCGCCGCGCGAAGACACGCCCTTCTTCAACGAGGAGCTGGCCAAGCAGTACACGGAGTACGACCCGGAGAAGGCCAACCGCATCCTGGACGAGGCCGGCTACGACCAGCGCAACGGCGACGGCGTGCGGGTCAGCGAGGACGGCACCCCGCTGAGCTTCACCCTGTCGGCGCCCGGCGACTTCCGCCCGGACATCATCGACTCCATGGAGATGGTCGTCGACTTCTGGAATGAGCTCGACGTCGATGCGGAGCTGCAGACCCAGGAGCGCACGGCCTGGCAGGACAGCCGCGAGAACAACGAGCACGAGGCCAACGTGTGGTCCGGCGACGCCGGGCTGATGGACGCCATGTACGACCCGCGCTGGTACGGGCCCCTGCACAGCGGCGAGTCGAACTTCGCGATCCCGTGGGCGCAGTGGCAGGCCTCCGACGGCAAGGACCCCCGCGCCCAGGAGCCGCCGCAGGACGTGAAGGACCACATCGAGATGTACGAGCAGGTCATCGCCGAAACCGACCCGCAGCGGCGCAACGAGTTGTTCGCGGACTTCCTGGCCCAGTCCCAGGAGCAGTTCTACGCGATGGGGATCAGCCTGCCCCAGCCCGGGTACGGCATCGTCGCCGACAACTTCCGCAACGTCCCCGACTCCCTGCCCGAGGCGTCGGTGTACAACACCCCGGCACCGGCCAATCCCGAGCAGTTCTTCATCGAGGAGTAG
- a CDS encoding DUF6807 domain-containing protein, producing the protein MTTEQPSPGSPAQQRGADGAEPAARGLGLVHEHDRALRVTFDGAQLMRYVYRPWDRQFESPRPYFHPLHTLGGDLVSLYRPHDHVWHKGIAWSLPNVGPANFWGGPTYVRDHGYQQLANDGAMRHRGFDVLSTAGGEIAVAERLEWVTEQGETWFTERRGFRVSADPARSAWTLVFETEFTNRTGSAIAIGSPTTEGRENAGYGGLFWRGPRSFSGGRVYTPEQDGGDEMMGVRAPWMAFAGRHDEHDGASTLVFVDAPDNPGHPVEWFVRSGIFATVCPAPFFSERVEAAPDVPLSYRYAVVIADGDRERAGSGELADSGLAELGRPRLHPEGAEAPAAGADAVGAP; encoded by the coding sequence ATGACCACCGAGCAGCCGAGCCCCGGCTCCCCGGCGCAGCAACGGGGCGCGGACGGCGCCGAGCCCGCCGCCCGGGGACTGGGCCTGGTCCACGAGCACGACCGCGCCCTGCGCGTCACCTTCGACGGCGCTCAGCTGATGCGCTACGTCTACCGCCCCTGGGACCGGCAGTTCGAGTCGCCGCGCCCCTATTTCCACCCGCTGCACACCCTCGGCGGCGACCTCGTGAGCCTCTACCGCCCCCACGACCACGTCTGGCACAAGGGCATCGCCTGGTCGCTGCCCAATGTCGGACCCGCGAATTTCTGGGGCGGTCCGACCTACGTGCGCGACCACGGTTACCAGCAACTCGCCAACGACGGCGCCATGCGCCACCGCGGCTTCGACGTGCTGAGCACCGCCGGCGGCGAGATCGCCGTCGCCGAGCGCCTGGAGTGGGTCACCGAGCAGGGCGAGACCTGGTTCACCGAACGGCGCGGCTTCCGCGTCTCGGCCGACCCCGCCCGGTCCGCCTGGACCCTGGTCTTCGAGACGGAGTTCACCAACCGCACCGGATCGGCGATCGCCATCGGCAGCCCCACCACCGAGGGCCGCGAGAACGCCGGCTACGGCGGGCTGTTCTGGCGGGGACCGCGCTCCTTCAGCGGCGGGCGCGTCTACACGCCCGAGCAGGACGGCGGCGACGAGATGATGGGCGTGCGCGCGCCCTGGATGGCCTTCGCGGGCCGCCACGACGAGCACGACGGCGCGTCGACGCTGGTGTTCGTGGACGCGCCGGACAACCCCGGCCACCCGGTCGAGTGGTTCGTGCGCAGCGGCATCTTCGCCACGGTCTGCCCGGCCCCGTTCTTCAGCGAGAGGGTCGAGGCCGCTCCGGACGTCCCGCTCTCCTACCGCTACGCGGTCGTCATCGCCGACGGCGACCGCGAGCGCGCGGGCAGCGGCGAGCTCGCCGACTCGGGGCTGGCCGAGCTGGGCCGGCCCCGGCTGCACCCCGAAGGGGCCGAGGCGCCCGCGGCCGGTGCGGACGCGGTGGGCGCCCCGTGA
- a CDS encoding cupin domain-containing protein produces MTAPEAAAAGHVDAVPGFPGGTAVSHLRVYDWPTPDGLAGGSPHLHTASTEGYVVVRGEGALETLSSAGYTRTALEPGTLLWFTPGTVHRLVNVSGDLELLVVMQNAGLPEAGDAVLTYPPDVLGDAAAYARATAIPAWTEFPDAESAYAAMAAAARQRRDLAVEGYLRLRDRVRREGPGALDDLYEAAVGLVRDKAAGWHHHWERGPHRQAEATRGHIADLAEGEGAHLHESAVYTADHPPGPARRNGMCGMLQVWDLDGARPVG; encoded by the coding sequence GTGACCGCGCCGGAGGCGGCCGCCGCCGGGCACGTGGACGCGGTGCCGGGTTTCCCGGGCGGCACGGCGGTCTCGCACCTGCGCGTCTACGACTGGCCTACCCCCGACGGGCTGGCCGGCGGGTCGCCGCACCTGCACACCGCATCGACCGAGGGATACGTCGTCGTACGCGGCGAAGGCGCACTGGAGACGCTGAGCAGCGCCGGCTACACCCGGACCGCGTTGGAGCCGGGCACCCTGCTGTGGTTCACCCCCGGCACCGTGCACCGGCTGGTCAACGTCAGCGGCGACCTGGAACTGCTGGTCGTCATGCAGAACGCGGGCCTGCCCGAGGCCGGCGACGCGGTGCTGACCTACCCGCCCGACGTCCTGGGCGACGCCGCCGCCTACGCACGCGCCACCGCCATCCCCGCCTGGACGGAGTTCCCCGACGCGGAGTCCGCTTACGCGGCCATGGCCGCGGCCGCGCGGCAGCGCCGCGACCTGGCCGTCGAGGGGTACCTGCGGCTGCGCGATCGTGTGCGGCGGGAGGGTCCCGGCGCCCTGGACGACCTCTACGAGGCGGCGGTGGGACTGGTTCGCGACAAGGCGGCGGGCTGGCACCATCACTGGGAGCGCGGCCCGCACCGCCAAGCCGAGGCCACCCGCGGCCATATCGCCGACCTCGCCGAGGGGGAGGGGGCCCACCTGCACGAGTCCGCCGTCTACACGGCCGACCACCCGCCGGGACCGGCACGCCGCAACGGCATGTGCGGCATGCTCCAGGTCTGGGACCTCGACGGCGCCCGCCCCGTCGGCTGA